In Ciconia boyciana chromosome 12, ASM3463844v1, whole genome shotgun sequence, a genomic segment contains:
- the LOC140658675 gene encoding uncharacterized protein, whose product MPSVGQTPNPAAAAGSEPLASQTPGFLQQELPSLPPVHSRPERVCRLQFALGFCLNGAENANAALGPGLHGLAGAWLQLRVSFGSRHFTGAGRGAPQPRGSADGGRAGAGPGGAQPGPSPPAAASALSPPPAGPPRAAPPPPYLYAVAAALGGAALGALLVALLRRRRKKAEPLYAVAFHSTTDVTRLDTDVEVLKSLDKETKSKTETSNDTFTMKDNGHDSICIRKNPEYENLMNAMESEYEIEQI is encoded by the exons ATGCCGTCTGTGGGCCAAACACCAAAcccggctgctgctgcagggagcgaACCCCTGGCCTCTCAAACACCGGGTTTtctccagcaggagctgccctccctgccGCCCGTCCACAGCAGGCCGGAGCGCGTTTGTCGCCTGCAGTTTGCGTTGGGTTTCTGCCTGAACGGGGCCGAAAACGCTAACGCGGCCCTCGGCCCCGGCCTTCACGGTCTGGCTGGGGCTTGGCTGCAGCTGCGGGTTTCGTTCGGTTCGAGGCACTTCACAGGCGCGGGTCGAGGCGCTCCCCAGCCCCGTGGCTCCGCTGacggcgggcgggcgggcgcggggccgggcggggcgcaGCCCGGGCCgagcccccccgccgccgcctcagcgCTGTCGCCTCCGCCCGCAGGTCCCccgcgggccgcgccgccgcccccctaCCTCTACGCGGTGGCGGCCGCGCTGGGCGGCGCCGCGCTCGGGGCGCTGCTGGTGGCGCTGCTGCGCCGGCGGCGGAAGAAGGCGG aaccTCTCTATGCAGTTGCTTT CCATAGCACTACAGATGTCACGAGATTGGATACTGATGTGGAAGTCCTTAAGTCCCTAGACAAGGAGACAAAGTCTAAGACTGAAACATCCAATGACACTTTCACCATGAAAGACAACGGCCATGACAGCATATGCATCAGGAAAAATCCTGAGTATGAGAACCTTATGAATGCAATGGAATCTGAATACGAAATAGAACAAATTTAG
- the LOC140658679 gene encoding V-set and immunoglobulin domain-containing protein 4-like has product MGEAVRLVVFATAFVSCNALLDLSGVHQVQGTWMGSTTLPCTYIPSEGFTQQTLIWSIERDYSTSTLFRRDDSGDHVLLSQFRDRVSVPKHSPGDASLLIENLEIPDSGHYTCQVIWRSKNNSLITKEVTTTVKVVKVAATKPVIRASEPGLTFPAGARTSLTCVASGSPPISYRWFRSTAGGKALLLSSQAELAWDSLRPSDTGKYYCEAENRVGAGAVQQSDAVELTVRGESPA; this is encoded by the exons ATGGGAGAAGCTGTGCGGTTAGTGGTGTTTGCGACAGCTTTCGTCAGCTGCAACG ccctcctggATCTGTCTGGTGTCCACCAGGTCCAGGGCACATGGATGGGATCCACCACTTTACCGTGTACCTACATACCCTCAGAAGGTTTCACACAGCAAACGCTCATCTGGAGCATAGAGCGAGACTATAGCACCTCTACCCTCTTTCGGAGGGATGATTCTGGTGACCACGTCTTGTTGTCTCAGTTCCGAGACCGGGTCAGCGTCCCAAAGCACAGCCCAGGGGATGCCTCACTCCTAATCGAGAACCTTGAAATCCCTGACAGCGGACACTACACCTGTCAAGTCATCTGGAGGTCTAAAAATAACAGCTTGATAACGAAGGAGGTGACCACTACGGTTAAAGTTGTCAAAG TTGCAGCGACCAAGCCCGTCATCAGGGCCAGCGAGCCAGGGCTGACTTTCCCGGCAGGAGCCAGGACCAGCCTGACCTGTGTGGCCAGCGGGTCCCCCCCCATCAGCTACCGCTGGTTCAGGAGCACCGCGGGAGGGAAAGCCCTGCTCCTGAGCAGCCAGGCCGAGCTGGCGTGGGACAGCCTGCGGCCCTCCGACACCGGGAAGTACTACTGTGAGGCAGAAAACAGGGttggggccggggccgtgcagCAGAGCGATGCCGTGGAGCTGACGGTGAGAGGTGAGTCCCCAGCCTAG